The DNA segment ttttgtccatggatttatgagttttgaacagcgatatactactgttgcctttattaaaccaaactttgaattttgaaatacaaagacTTTTTTTAcctcagaaatagattaccttagctgcatttggcaaaacgtttaggaatttagGTCCTAAAAGCTCTTCAACTTGTACACTTTtgggcctttttaacattttatattcaaGCTCCACTGACAAAATGGGCATCTggcttaaatataaaatttcaatcctggtatctacaatgagtttatttatatatgttttttttaatcagagtAATGATTCTAATGAGATATACATGAGGTACAGTATACAAGGGTCTGTGTTTTAATCAATCCAAATGCATATGATGATGCAACATCtttgaatatgtattgacaaCCCTATCATTGTATTATGTCACACTGTAAGTGAAATTGTCTTTTCACTTAAGCTATTATATTTCAATGCCACCAATGTAATAAATTCGTATTCTTTTACTATTCAGTAAagtaatataatgaaatatacagttatcaagctaaacataaaaatataagacaTTACAAAACAGAACTTGTCTAACTATAATGCTATGTCTTTGTAGAAGATGGTAATTTCATCATTTGCAGAGAACTTCTCCTTTCTCTCTTTTCTGCACAAAATCTTTGCTATATTCTTCAAAAATCCTTTGATTTCCTTgtcttttttgtgaaaaaagtaGCAGTTGAAGATATTGAACAACAGTATGACAGCACTTGCAATAAACACTAAGACGATGAAGACAATCAGAAATGATATTGGATTTGATGTAGCTGGTATTTTATCAGACGCCAGTGTCAAGAAGACCACGAATGAAAGCAATATTGTCATTCCATAAGATATTCTTTCACCAGAGTTTTGTGGAAGCAGAAATACAAGTGGATTCAGTAATGCTAATACGGCTATTGGCGTAAATACCAGGATGATATAATATAGTGGTTCACGTTTGATATTCAGAACAACTGCCAAAGATATATTTCCTTGTTTATCAGGTGTTACTTCCCAACTTTGTACTATCCAATCTGGGCTTTTAGCTTCAAAATAGTCACTGTATGGCATTGATACTGGTTCAAGATATATCTGCTTACTTGGTTCCCATACTaaaaatgttaatgaacatttttgttcATCAAATGGAAATTTTCTCATATTAGCTGGACATTTAGAGTTGATAACATGAGTAGGGGACCAATCTATGTTCCCATTATATGAAATGCTGACTTTGGAAGGACTGGTACTGTCAAACGGTTCAAGTTTGTTTGCATCATTCAATAGAATGATATATGGGAACCAGACTGTACCTGTATAAACAGTAATTTGTGTAATATTGTTAAAGTCAGACGGTTTCCATCGCAGTGAAGAGTCCATCCATGTGAGAATTGTCATTGCAGTCAAAGATAATATTCCATCTACTTCATCATAATGGTTTATTCCAAGGTTATAAAACTGAAACTTAATccactttttatttgaattgccaTTTTCAGTGTCAAATGGTGTTATATCTGGATTATAGTCATTGAATAAGTCATTGTGTAGTTTCTTGTAGTGTGTTAAATTCTGGCATACAGTTGCcttaataatacataatattataagtaaagaaagccatttcacatacattttgagaacaaaaatgagttcaacCTTTGATATTAGAAGCTTTTATACTTCTTTATTTCAGTGATACAAGAATCAATGCAAAAAGGCTGGAGgctattgaaaaataaaacaattttcaatcaTTGGtatatttgctaaaaaaaaatcattttgtatatctaaattgatattttgtataggGGAGTTTTACAATTCAATGAAAGAATAAATCTTAGTTGAAGACAATTGTATGGTGTTTATTTAgtaatttaatttgtatatacttTGTTTATTGCTGTGTTAGTTCAATATTTGCCTGCAATTAGCTAATTGCGTATATCATATCTGATAGGTCAATTATTGTGGCTGTCCAAAAAAGGTTTTTGGAATAATTGGAATGATTGCTCTCCAAATATAATGCTATTCCAACAATTTACTTTTAATGGAATATGAgttgaaaggattttttttaatatcaaaattgatatttcattatagaggatatttttcattttaatatttttaaaacttatcaaaatttcatgaaacttagcatagttgtttcttattaTGGTCAAATTAACTGAATACTCTTTAGtgaaaattagataaaaatgttttgagtTACGGGACTTAGTAGCTAAAACAGggtgtatttttttcacttgTCGCGCAgtatctcaatttttttttatgattattgcttaaaactttacacacttatTAGTGTTACGATTCATGGTTATTCGGttattgctttaaactttaCTTACTTTTTAGTTATACTAATCTTAAGATcagtatactttttggttttgattcaaaattttatttaagagatatctaaaaaaaaaaaaatcggggggggggggggggggggagggagGTTTCactcctcaatgctcttcaacttaacTTCATACTTCGGCCTTTTCCccatttttatatttgagcGTAACTGTTGAGCATTTTGTAGATTAAATGCACGTCTggcataaattttaaatttcaatcctggtatctatgatgagtttatttatatatatttttttaatcagagcAATAAATctaatgaaatatacatgtaaaggaGGTACCATATACAAGGTTTTTTTAATGGAATAACGTACAAATTATAAGTTATTGTGTCTTGTTCTAGTCAATCTTTGGAAATGTCTTGACAATACCTATTATTGTGTTATGTCACACTAGTGAAATTGTCTTATTAatttcacattttgaaattattagcTTTTATTGAACTGAGGCTATCATAAATGTATTGCCACCAATATTATAAATACCTATTCTTTGTTCCTGTATTAGAATagtaatataatgaaatatacagttatcaagctgaacatgaaaaaataagaCATCACAAAACAGAACTTGTCTAACCACAATGCTATGTCTTTGTAGAAGATAGAAATGTCATCATTTACAGAGACCTTTTCCTTCCTCCCTTTTCTGCACAAAATTTTTGTTATATGCTTCAGAAATCCTTTGATTTCCTTGTCATTTTTGTGAAAGAAGTAGGAGTTGATGATATTAAACAACAGTATGACAGCACTTGCAATAAACACTAAGACAATGAAGACAATCAGAAATGATATGGGATTTGATGTAGCTGGTATTTTATCAGACGCCAGTGTCAAGAAGACCACGAATGAAAGCAATATTGTCATTCCATAAGATATTCTTTCACCAGAGTTTTGTGGAAGAAGGAAAACCAGTGGATTCAGTAATGCTAATACAGCTATTGGCGTAAATACCAGGATGTTATAATATAGTGGTTCACGTTTGATATTCAGAATAACTGCCAAAGATATATTTCCTTGTTTATCAGGTGTTACTTCCCAACTTAGTACCATCCAACCTGGGTTTTTAGTTTCAAACAAGTCACTGTATGGCTTTGATACTGGTTCAAGACATAAATGCTTACTTGGTTCCCACACAaaaaatgttaatgaacatttttgttcATCAAATGGAAATTTTCTCATATTAGCTGGACATTTAGAATTGATAACATGAGCATGGGACCACTCTATGTTTCCATTATATGAAACACTTACTTTGGAAGGACTGGTACTGCCAAACGGTTCAAGTTTGTTTGCATCACTCAATAGAATAATAGGTGGGAACCAGACTGTACCTGTAGAAACTGTAATTTGTGTAATATTGTTATAATCAGACGGTTTCCATCGCAGTGAAGAGTCCAGCCATGTAAGCAGTGTGATTGAAGTCAACGATAATATTCCATCTACTTCATCATAATAGTTTATTCCAAGATTAAAAAACCAAAACTTTATCCACTTTTCATTTGAATTACCATTTTCAGTATCAAATGGTGTTATATATGGATTATAGTCTTTGAATAAGTCATTGTGTAGTTTCTTGTAGTCTGTTAAATTCTGGCATACAGTTGCCTTAGGAATATTCAATATCATAAGCAAAGAAAGCACTTTCACATACATTTTCAGAACCAAGAATGAGTTCAACATTTGATATAGGTAGCTTTTATAGTACCATACTTCATTGATGCAAGAATCAATGCTCACAGGCTGgaagcttttaaaaaatgaaacactTTTCAATCATTGGtatatttgctaaaaaaaaatcattttgtatatcttaattgatattttgtatagaGGAGTTTTACAATTCAATGAAAGAATAAGGGCTTAGATGAACACAATTATATGGTGTTTATTTAGTAATTTAATAtgtatttacttttgttttttatgtgtttttaaattcaatatatgcTTGCAATTAGGTAATTGCCTGTATTATATCTGATTGAGTCAATGTTTGTTGCTGTCCAAGGAAGGTGTTTGGAATAATTGAAATGATTGCTcgtcaaatataaatattacaatttgcTTTTAATGGTACATGAGttgaaagttgtttttttttatatcaaaattgatttttttaaattatggaggagtattttatcatgtttaaggtAAAATGTTAGAAACGATGAATGAAACATGCatgaatttctgaaattaacaCTTAATTTCATGATAAATTTTGGGCATTTTATTTCTCCTGATAGTTTGATTACagaatctaaaacaaaatattttaaccttaaaagtttcaataaaacgaattgaatcaaataaattatataagttatttttgtcgagccttcgactttagtcgaaaaagcgagactaagcgatcctacattccgtcggcgtcggcgtcgtcgtcggcggcgtccacaagtATTCAccctgtggttaaagtttttgaaattttaataactttcttaaactatactggatttctaccaaacttggacagaagcttgtttatgatcattagatagtatccagaagtaaattttgtaaaaataaaattccattttatccgtattttacttataaatggacttagtttttttctgcggggaaacataacattcactctgtggttaaagtttttaaaatttcaacatctttcttaaactatcctgggtttgtaccaaacttggacagaagcttatttatgatcataaaatagtatccagaagtaaattttgtaaaaagataactccatttttctgtattttacttttaaatggacttagattttcttccagtttacattacatacagtctgcagttaaagttttcaaaacatttattagattcattaactatcctagatttttaccaaacttggacagaagcttcttacaatcataagatagtatcaagaggaatatttttattgatttttttcctcacttttgttgagcctgcgatttacagcaaaagtagctatataggcgagacactgggttccgcggaacccttacaaattttttgatTTACAGGTTTCCCCAATATTATAATTAGGTCCACAAGTGACAATATGTCCCCATTGTGTTGCACTTCTGGGATATTGTCATAGTCTCTGCATGTCCCCTTGTATGTCCATCAGAGGCTGTTTGACATAAAGCTTTCATTCTTGGTaggattatttgaaatatatgtgcaaaaaataaaaatgatctaaaaaaatcaaaacaaatcttGAAATGGCACTTGATTGAAagccttttttaaatttattacatttgtgaAATATACTTTGAATATTTTGCAGACTTACTTACctatttttgcataatttttgAGGAATTTTGTCTCCAAGCTGTCTTTTTTTGTACCATCACTGATGAATTTTGTGTACTAAATTGTTAGCCTGGTATTTCACAGCTAAGTGGTCGATACCAATACTGGTGGAAGTTTTATTCTACTAGGGATCACCAGTTTGGAAGGCAGCaatttttgtgaaacaaaatgttaataCGATAATTTTCTGTACATTAACTGTCAATGAAATATTGAACTATTAGACACAacttttaggtatttttttgtcaagcctgcgacttttgtcacAGAAAGCTGGACATGGGGATAGTGATCTAGTGACAGCTTAGGCAGAATTACCTTACttctttaaagctttatattttagaaggtaaaAGACCTGTatgcttcatacttttatatggatgcctcatgttatgaagtttccatcagtcacatgtccaatgtccttgatctcattttcatggttcagtgactacttgaagaaaattgatttttttttgtattgttgaattctctcttataataggtaataggataactatatttggtatgtgcataccttgcaaggtcctcatgcccttaaaacagttttcacttgacctccaCCTCATTTCAGATgtatggatcagtgaacaaggttaagttttggtggtcaagtccatatctcagatagtataagtaataggtctagtatattcggtgtatggaaggactgtaaggtgcacatatccaactggcaggtgtcatctgaccttgacctcattttcatgattcagtggttatatttaagtttttgtgttttggtctgttttcttgtactgtatgcaataggtcaactatttttggtgtatggaatgattgtaaggtgtacatgttttgctggcaggtgtcacctgaccttgacctcattttcatggtacTGTGGtttaaatgaagtttttgattttttgtctttttttctaatactatatgcaataggtcaactatatttgttgtatggaaatattttatgatctatatgtcagtcctgcaggttttatttgaccttgacctcattttgtggtttcattgctcagtgtaaagtatttgtgttttggcttgttgttttttttaactttaggcaatagatcaactatatttgttgtattgatgAATTGTTTGCCATACATGCCTGCCTGGCattgttcatctgaccttgacctcatttttatggttcattggtcaatgtttagttttcatggttaatattaagtttatgtgacggttgtaataaagttttatatttaggactatcaacataatatcaatgattagtaaataagacaagacatttcagtgtgtgcactcgtTCTTAAACTATAAAGTCAACTATATTAGTTGTATAGAataattgttagctgtacatgcctgtcTGGCAtagttcatctgaccttgacctcatttttatagttcattggtcaatgtttatttttcttggttaatattaagtttatgtgacagttgtaataaagcttcatatataggactatcaacataatatcaatgattagtaaagaaggccaGACCTTTCAgcgtttttttaactttatatttgatttaatcttCGAACATTTTGATTCTAGCATCACTGGTGCTCCTTGCATTTGTCTGGTGTGCTTAAGTGTAAGCTTGTTctttggttaaaaaaataattttgggtTCATACCACTGGTGTAGCTATCACCAACTAGGTAGTCAGCACTTCTATTTTGACATGAAACATCATTGGTACTCTTGTTGATTACATGAACATGAAGGGAAAAATGAAATGTACGTTTTTTGTCCCCTGCGTAAGACATTGTGGGGACATGGAAGTAATGGATGTCTATCTATCTGTCCGTCTATCCATCTGGTCTAGTTTGTTCTCTTACAGGTACAATTCTTGCCATGGTTTAAGAAAACTTATACTCTAGGTTAATATCAGAAATATCTTGGACAATTTCGAAAATGGTggacttttttcaaaaaatttatgtCCCCTGGAAATTCTTAATTTATTGAAACGACCTAGATAGCTTTTTCAAAGTTACAATTCTAGccagatatttataaaacttcagTTAATATCAGCATTATCTTGTtaggaaatataaaatttactgaaatgtCCTTGTAAGCTTTCTCAAGGTTACAATTCTTGCCACATTCTTATAAAACTTAACTCTAGGTTATAATCAACAATATTGGAACtatgttcttttattttaataaataaatgacttAACATATGTaggtcaatgccactgctggtggagttttaattcccagagggtatcacgagcccagtagtcagcacttaaGTGTTGACTTGACTTATAATTATGAATGAACtgttaatgtgtttccctcggttttagtttgttaccccgattttgttttttgtccatggatttatgagttttgaacagcgatatactactgttgcctttatttaaccaaactttgaatttttaaatacaaagacttttttttacctcagaaatagattaccttagctgtatttggcaaattgtttaggaatttttggtcctaaatgctcttcaacttgtaCACTTTtgggcctttttaacatttttagattcaagcTCCACTGACAAAATGGGCATCTggcttaaatataaaatttcaatcctggtatctacaatgagtttatttatatatgttttttttaatcagagtAATGATTCTAATGAGATATACATGAGGTACAATAAACAAGGGTTTTTAAATGGAATAAGTTATAAACTAATTTATAACATACAAGTCACTATGTCTTTGTTTTCAATGAGGATGCAACATCtttgaatatgtattgacaaCCCTATCATTGTATTATGTCACACTGTAAGTGAAATTGTCTGAttgatttcacattttaaaattattagcCTTGTTTTTCACTTAAGCTATTATATTTCAATGCCACCAATGTAATAAATTCCTATTCTTTTACTATTCAGTAAagtaatataatgaaatatacagttatcaagctaaacataaaaatataagacaTTACAAAACAGAACTTGTCTAACCATAATGCTATGTCTTTGTAGAAGATGGTAATTTCATCATTTGCAGAGAACTTCTCCTTTCTCCCTTTTCTACACAAAATCTTTGCTATATTCTTCAAAAATCCTTTGATTTTCTTgtcttttttctgaaaaaagtaGCAGTTGAAGATATTGAACAACAGTATGACAGCACTTGCAATAAACACTAAGACGATGAAGACAATCAGAAATGATATTGGATTTGATGTAGCTGGTATTTTATCAGACGCCAGTGTCAAGAATACCACGAATGAAAGCAATATTGTCATTCCATAAGATATTCTTTCACCAGAGTTTTGTGGAAGCAGAAATACAAGTGGATTCAGTAATGATAATACAGCTATTGGCGTAAATACCAGGATGTTATAATATAGTGGTTCACGTTTGATATTCAGAACAACTGCCAAAGATATATTTCCTTGTTTATCAGGTTTTACTTCCCAACTTTGTACTATCCAATCTGGGCTTTTAGCTTCAAAATAGTCACTGTATGGCATTGATACTGGTTCAAGATATATCTGCTTACTTGGTTCCCATACTaaaaatgttaatgaacatttttgttcATCAAATGGAAATTTTCTCATATTAGCTGGACATTTAGAGTTGATTACATGAGCAGGGGACCAATTTATGTTCCCATTATATGAAATGCTGACTTTGGAAGGACTGGTACTGCCAAACGGTTCAAGTTTGTTTGCATCATTCAATAGAATGATATATGGTAACCAGACTGTACCTGTAGAAACAGTAATTTGGGTAATATTGTTATAGTCAGACGGTTTCCATCGCAGTGAAGAGTCCATCCATGTGAGAATTGTTATTGCAGTCAAAGATAATATTCCATCTACTTCATCATAATGGTTTATTCCAAGGTTATACAACTGAAACTTAATccactttttatttgaattgccaTTTTCAGTGTCAAATGGTGTTATATCTGGATTATAGTCATTGAATAAGTCATTGTGTAGTTTCTTGTAGAGTGTTAAATTCTGGCATACAGTTGCcttaataatacataatattataagtaaagaaagccatttcacatacattttgagaacaaaaatgagttcaacCTTTGATATTAGAAGCTTTTATACTTCTTTATTTCAGTGATGCAAGAATCAATGCTAAAAGGCTGGAGgctattgaaaaataaaacaattttcaattattggtatatttgtttaaaaataaaatcattttgtatatctaaattgatattttgtatccTAAGGGGAGTTTCACATTTCAATGAAAGAATAAGTCTTAGTTGAAGTTGTATGGTGtttatttggtaatttttatatgtgtttaCTTTGTTTATTGATGTGTTAGTTCAATATTTGCCTGCAATTAGCTAATTGCCTATATATTGTAGATTTAAATTCATAACATTGTGGTCGACGGTAAAACGTTTGTTAGTAATTATACTGAAAAATTCACCTATAACTTGTTTGTCGTTGGCGATGATTTTATGCTCACTCAGTCTATCGGAGGCCTTTAAGTGGGGATTTAAATAATCTCTTGTTAACACATTTTGatacataaaatgaaactttcTTTTCACTAATCATTTAAggaatttgttttgaatattttttttaccatcacTTACTACAGTTTCACTTTTAAGAATGATAGTGTTCAGAGctgatatcaataaataataataaaaaaaaaagtttattcattgtaaaaaaaaacccaacttttAAGTAATGGGGACCCGtgttatttcacaaaatatcttATTGATTAAGAGAACAAAATCATTTAAGAGTGAACTTTGATTTATTCAATGCTAACCATGTGGGCTATGTTTGTGAAGAGTTCCAGATgacaaaaatttttttttttttcgttgttGGTATAAACCATAAATCGATCAGATATTTGTCAATTTGCCTTGGCTCTTCAAGTCCAACACACAACTTTTCACGAAATTGgtatttttcttacaaaaattacattcaTGTGATGTATTCTTTCGATTGAGAATGAATGTTGCaccttatttaatttttttgtcgtttttttggTGTGTGTATCATTGACATATAAGACAACCTGACTCcactttattcaaatttaaaaacatacgaGATGCCATTCATGGCTAAATAACTAAATTAAACTTACAACAGAAGAAAGATAATGAACATCGCTTTTATAGTCTACTAAATATCGAAGTCACAAAGTggtctttttaaaaatgatgtaaatttataaagcaaacaacaaacaatataCTTCGAATATTTGTATTGGAAAAGTAACGGTGTGTAAATCataacaattatttcatttcaattgaAAATCAAACTGTTGAATTTTCCGCTGCGAGcaaatttttacttttgatcGCATTTGAAATTCAATAAATCTAGTATTCTTGTTGGAAGTTGCACTGTGTAGTTTATACTCTCGTATTTTTTAGTGCCACACAAATCCAACACAGACAAAAAATGGTaggtttaagaaataattgatacaaactatactttattgtagttttaacatgggtaggcattatattcatgattatttttgcccgagcgatatcgaaaactattataaaaagtgtactagttcagtgaaaatgaacgtcaAACTTAATTAAGTtttttggaggtagacttttccaacaaattgtcggcattcctatgggaacaatctgtgcgcctcttcttgccgacctcttcttattttcatatgaatgggagttcctccagacacaagaggatcaaagaagccagattatttcatttcactttcagatattttgatgatgttctatccataaacaatccgaacttttctgattaggttccattgatatatcccccagaactagatATTAAAGAAACAATAGGCAtagcttcctccgcctcatttttagacttatatctcgaatttgacttacacagtcatctcagtaccagaatctatgtcaaacgagacgattttaattttgaaattataaatttcccccaccttagtagcaatataccaacttcacctgcatatgggatatatatttcccaacttattcgatattcaagagcttgcagctcctactcagactttgtaaaacgtcatcagtgtctgagtagaaagttgatgaaccagggatatgtcaaagaacgtctcgtcctttttctaaaaaagttcatcggaaggtatcaagaccatgttttattgttctttcatttgtctttgttctattattggtattacttttactgttgaatggtttacTGTGATATcagtttgacgtggctcggtacttatacatctcgtcagtgtgtttgtattggctttcattttttttgtggtttgttttgtgtatgcgactttttgtatttcttttgttcttattgcGTGACTCTATAATTtgaaagatcccgtcagtattgTATTGGTCTATTGTATGTCATTGTGATAtgtttctattatgaattactatatacgttgaaccacaaacgtcaaaatcattcaatcacATAGTGGTATTAGCtgtttttggattctcataaattgtACCTATAACGTTTGGACTAGTttgtctatttctgtaatttattcttacatacttttgactttttaaccctgtatgcttacattgcctatgtaaattttaaaactgtctgtatgcacattgaacgacaaatgtatgtgacgtataaaattttctgacgtcagacactcaaatcaattaatgtgttcgtagatagaagatgtttttgtgttcggttaaattgtccccttttaaaattattat comes from the Mytilus trossulus isolate FHL-02 chromosome 3, PNRI_Mtr1.1.1.hap1, whole genome shotgun sequence genome and includes:
- the LOC134711412 gene encoding acetylcholine receptor subunit beta-type lev-1-like, with translation MYVKWLSLLIILCIIKATVCQNLTHYKKLHNDLFNDYNPDITPFDTENGNSNKKWIKFQFYNLGINHYDEVDGILSLTAMTILTWMDSSLRWKPSDFNNITQITVYTGTVWFPYIILLNDANKLEPFDSTSPSKVSISYNGNIDWSPTHVINSKCPANMRKFPFDEQKCSLTFLVWEPSKQIYLEPVSMPYSDYFEAKSPDWIVQSWEVTPDKQGNISLAVVLNIKREPLYYIILVFTPIAVLALLNPLVFLLPQNSGERISYGMTILLSFVVFLTLASDKIPATSNPISFLIVFIVLVFIASAVILLFNIFNCYFFHKKDKEIKGFLKNIAKILCRKERKEKFSANDEITIFYKDIAL